In the Colletotrichum lupini chromosome 1, complete sequence genome, one interval contains:
- a CDS encoding allantoin permease, translated as MSSDGKIDVEKATRFGGGQSEVLVGEVRDIKNADAALEFLRDGGDVTPMTAEDERLLKRKIDWRIVPLMFACYILQYLNKTLINYANVIGLQSDTNITGDQYSQLAMIFYVSYLTFEFPHAWGMQRFPTAKYIRIIVCIWGTVLATTSAY; from the coding sequence ATGAGCTCCGACGGAAAGATCGATGTCGAAAAGGCCACACGCTTTGGTGGTGGTCAGTCTGAAGTATTGGTCGGAGAGGTCAGGGACATCAAGAACGCTGATGCTGCGCTGGAATTTCTTCGAGACGGCGGGGATGTCACACCTATGACAGCGGAGGATGAGCGCCTCTTAAAGCGCAAGATTGACTGGCGAATCGTTCCCCTCATGTTTGCGTGTTACATTCTCCAGTATCTTAACAAAACCTTGATCAACTACGCGAACGTCATAGGGCTGCAGAGCGACACGAATATCACTGGCGATCAATACTCCCAACTGGCCATGATATTCTACGTCAGCTATCTAACATTCGAGTTCCCTCACGCTTGGGGCATGCAGAGATTCCCAACGGCAAAATACATTAGGATTATAGTCTGCATATGGGGTACGGTATTGGCAACTACATCAGCCTactag